The region agtttttgcttgtttaacttttggtttttgctgttgttgttattttttgatgTCATCGCTCGCTACTAATATGGGGCTTAGAAGAGTCGACCATGTCAACAGCAACGCCTCAAATGAAGAATTGAGATGATAATGCAATTAGGTACTTGCTGCACCGTGCACGATCCTCCCATCCAGCATTTGTGAGATGATAAAGTAATGACGATGTAATTAGGTACTTGCTACTCTTTGCACGATCCCTCCATCAAGCATGTGTTTTAGGAatcttgtgttgttttgtaGTCTTTAAACATTTCACTCGAGTATAGATCGATATCTCGGACAGCGCATCTTTTCGGTGATAATGTCGTCTTGAAAATTACTCTGAGAATTGCCGTTTAAAATAACCATTCATTCTCGCCTTTAGTTAATTTGACTAAGCGGAAAATTTAACTCAGTTGGTGCATTTCTTATTTCAGGCAATCTGTATGGAGAGatagaaagagaaagagaataATTCTAACTTGCAAAAAGTTGGATTGCAGATCAGAGGTAATGTTAGAGATGTATTGTTTGTGTCGAGTCATCCAATATGGTGACGATGCAACCGACCTGCCAAATTAGGTTTCTTGGATTGTTAAAGGCGCGGACATTTAGCTTTGTCTGTAATTTGCTCTGGAATTTCTCCTATTGAGCTTTCCTACGTGGCCCTCCAATTGATCAATTCATCGAGTCAGAAACTGGATTTAAAGTATGATGATACACTCTGCGCATGGGCGGAAACAGCTCTCTGCAGTCCGTAAGTTGTGAGCCTGCGCgagatatgttttttttttttttcgcgcaCGACGCCGCAAGCCAAATTACCTCTGTTTTGCAGGCCAGGAATTGAAGTTGCATTCTTCACGAAGTTAAGAAGAAGAACAGCGAGTCAAAACAGGGTTCAAACCTGCGAAGGAATGGTGAAGAAGTGTTGAAGGTAGGGTTCGGATTGGACATGCCATTCAAACTTGCTGATAGTATCGACTTCGCAGAAAAGCACACGCGTCAATCGAGAGGAATTGTTTCAAACTACTTGAAGTTTTCCACAAACGCAGATGCAGTATCTTTTGATGGGACGTTGGTTGTCCAATACtatgacataatgagattcatgattctttgtgatggacatcacaaagtgtcccctaaccctaatccttaacaaaatagtaacggttttgcaatgcatgaagaacgggacactttgtgacactttctgatgtctattgtgaagtaccGTGAATATCATTATGTCACACAATTGGACATGTATGAAAACACTGTTTGACGAGGAACAGCTTGCTTGACGCAAGGCACTGTGGGTTGTAAGGTTTTTCCCTTACACCTGGTTGGTTTCCAATAGGAATGAGTTCCATATCAGGCAATGTTTATATTGATCTTCAACCATCtcatctttttttcaatggCTTGGTCTCTTCTACTACATAATGAAACTATTTGATTTTGCAAGGTTTTTGAAACCCTATCTTTAATATCATTTATTTTGCAAGTTGGGGACAGGCATCCAAACCTCTCCGCTCTTGGGATCTGCGCCTGTAACTAAACTGCTTTGCGAATGAATAAGAAGTAAGAAAATCAGGAAATGGGACATGAGGCCCGTTGTCGTGTTTGACTGAAGGAGAAGCTGAGTGAGATTGGAGGAAAGATAGTGGTTGAGAGTGTAAGCTAATTCTTCTGCTTTCCAGTCATAATCTCGCTCTCTAATAACACGGTTCTGCTTTTACTTTCTTCTTCATGATTTTCTAACAATTTTGGGTTTTTCCCGGTGTTTCTTCAAGGAAATTTTATTGATAACGCCCCTGataattttttatcttttaaacaCACTGATTTCTTATCCTTCACTGTTAACAGAACAATTCTTCATTTGTTTGAGGACTTTTATTAAAGAATAATCGCCTGGCGTATCGAGGACTTAATTCCGGGGATAAGTCTCAggtatttttatctttcatcatctttttgttaaaaaatagGGCTAGGTGGGCAAGTGAATATCTGTATCACATgctctatattttttttttcatgagtGAAAATTGTGTTTTATTTAATAAGCAGTAAGACTGTTCCAGCAGCCATTGACACACGACCGCGAAAGTAAGAGGCCTGGGCCTGTTCACGGTGGGGTAACATTTAATCGTTGAAACTAACTCGTCAGTCGGAGTTACATGAAATTTATTAAATCAGGAAGGTTCGTAATGTAACCTGGTAAGCCATCTCGTCAGGCGTAACACGGCAGCTGATTGAAAAAGCTCGTGACTTCATAGTAATCAGCCTCGCAAAGGACTATGttaaaatgaaggaaaaacttgtctcCAACACAGAATCTGTAATGACAGACTTGGCATGCAAAGCAGTCGAGGTGATAGATGTGTTCACGAGCTCGCATTACCATTTCTAGCGGCGGTATAATTTTCATACACTGCGAGCAAACCCCAGTGGGACCAAACAATCTGCAagaaatcacaacaaatcataCCAGCACGTTATTTTgcatcacaataaaataaaacgcACTTGAAAATAACGAACGATTTTCTTCCCAGAGCTTTTCGGCCGGGGAGGAGGTGAAGCCTTCGTCGGAAAAGCCTTGGGAACGGGGTTGCGCCCAGTAATGATTCATGTCAATTCTGTGATATATAAccgtcacgaagtgtctcttTACTCGTCTTCTGAACACCATATACAGTATGCATGAAGAAAGGGTGGAACGACGATGGATGAACCCATGCGTGAAATGATGGTTGCTTAACAACAGGTGGCGGTACGACTGAAAGgatttcagagttccaggtaGAGACCACAATGCTAGCAGGACACTTTGTGTCAAGAATCTAGTTAACTGACCTAGCAACCTCGTTCTCAGGGCTTTTTCCCTAAGAAAATGGGAAGGGCGGGAAAAGGCCCTGGCATCGGCCGGTCACATGACCCAAAAAACACCCAGAATTTGTGGGTGTAATAAATTAGTATGACTATCTTTAGATTCCGAGCAAAGCATACAAACAGGCTGTCTGGGAAAAATCTTAGTTGGCGTCGCCTCCTTACTGTTCGCCATTTTGAgtatgaaattaaattttacaatattcgcataaaaattacattaattGTAACATTTCAACCAGCCGATCAGAAAAAAGAATCAACCGGCCAACGCCAGGGCCTTTTCCCGCCCTCCCATTTTCTTAGGgaaaaagccctgggaacgaggttgctgACCCACTAGGCGTTCTTTTTGCTCAGATTTTAGAGCACCCTACAGGCGTCTCAGAGGTCGTAGGTTCAATATTCCTTCCTGGAACCAAGAAATCTTCACCCGTCGCCGAGCAACGATCATTACATAAACGGTATGCCTAGAGAAACAGTTGATATTTTTCACAACAGTTTGTCAATTCAAAGTGAAAAGGCTAAGGAAACCCTGGTGTAACCTTTGTCTCGTTTCCAAAATAGGGTAATAATAACGCTCATTTCTGGGCTTCTATTGTCTACTGAGTAGACAATTGCACAATTTCTGACAGTTACGTGATGTTATGATACCGATCTTCAAGGAACAAAGACTCCTTCCCTTCTGGTAGAAAACTGCCAGAAGACTGAGTCAACAAGAAACAACTCGAATAAGCCAGATTTGATCTTAGCAACGATCTAGAGCCATTTAGCCCTAGAAACAGATTTCATGGTTATTGCATTCGGTTATTGTTATGGGTAACTGTAAAAGGCTTGAAGTACTTCAAATAAAGCGATGCCCCCCCGTGGGTCTTCAAGTCACTCTAATTTGCGTTGTAAACAGGTCATTGATCCGGGGTTGATGTCTGCACACTTGAGCATTTCCTTGTCAatgttaaatttgaaaattttaagttttgaaaCGGAAAGGTAAAATGTCCAAGGTCATTTTGAAGGATGCGGTTCTCTCAATTAATTCCGAAAACAacgaacaaaaataaacaaacttaTGAAAGAATAAAACCCTAACCCGAAGCAGCGAAGCGATTTTTTCGGCCGTATTCAataagatgtttttttttgctgatcaACGGGAACAATTCCAAATTTTGTCGTTTAATATACAGCAAAGTGTTTCTAAGTTGTGTCCGGTAGTGGGGCAACTCTCGGGTCATATAGTAAGAATCCGCGTATGTAACGTGCAGATAATCATGTGTATGGCAAGGTCAAGGTTATGGAAGATTATCTGCAAGAATTCACAAATTTTGAATCGTTTATTTTCGCTAAGGTGGCTTGAAAAGTTTATCAATACTCAAGAAATGATCTCTGTGTCTACTTCAATTAGCACTAGACGGGTGGTCTTAGTGATTAGCTCTTGCATGTGCAAGGTAAATGTCATTAGGAAGAGATAAGTATGTCACAGACATTTACTTCTCACAGCACTTTGGCAAATTTACAGACCTTGGCCTTTGAAATAACACTTTATTTCTCCATTTTTAattccaaaagaaaaataatcaggAGAAGGTGACATGTGTCAGTTTTGTGATTGTAACTGAGACATGTCTTCGGATTTAGATTAGCTATGGATCAATATTGAAGTGTGCGTTTGCAGAAGTTTGCTATTAATATGAAGTTGCAAACTTTGTAGTTGCCACATCAGTTAGAATTGAAATGTCGGACTTCCCAGCGCATAGATCCGAGTCAGTAAAAGAAGTATGAATTGCAGGTCTTGATGCTGCATTTAGTGTTATCTTGGGTGCACTTATAGCATATATCATCAACATAGATACACAATTGCTTTGTGGAGTTACAGTCCTTGTGTAATCACTATAACCCTTTCATGTCTTTAGAGTAAGGATAAGTTGTATTGTACtcgaatttttttcagttttcttcattcttttcATCTTCCAGTCCAAGAAAGAGTGACTGATGgaaatcttttattttaatcaaATTGTTTTTCGTCATTCTTTCTCACCCCACCCGTCCACAAAGGAATGAGCGTAGCAAATATTTAGTATTAAAGATAGAGgggaaaggaaaatatttgttATCGTAATAACAATGACAAAGATCATGACGATGAAAAAATGGGCTAGTTAGATAGTATACTTAAAGAGGTAAGAGTGTTGCCGAGTTATGATTTTGATCAGCAAGGCTACATTCCTTAAAACTTAAATAagccttcttttctttattaaaagTGTTTGAAGGTGAAATTAATCTACCTTTgcgttgtttcaatttttttttcacagaaatcTTCTTTAAGGCGATAATGTGTCATTAATGTCACCTGAGTAAAACTCACCTGATATAATCGCGTTTGCAAAGGATCAAGTCTCCTTTCAGGTAAAATTTGAAACTCAAGTCAGCCAGCTGTGTACTGCAGTACGAACATTTTAAACATTCTTCGTGCCAGTACCGATCCAGAGCTTTCAGCAGAAATTTCCCTTCGATACCTTTACTGCATTGAGCACAAATCTTCTGATCTCTAGGTTTCTTCTCCTCTTCCTTTTTATCAGCTTTTTGCACGTCACCTGTTATTGATAGTTGCTAAGTTAGGGATTCTTTAATGTGGATTCCTAATTAATATCCACCGGCTCCAGGAGCCAAATACTCGGACAATCAAACATATGAATCATACGTGGAAGCAACTACATACATCATGCAAAAAGACCCAGTTATGCTCAAAAGTTAACTTTTGAGTATGAATGTTGAAAATGAAGTGGGAAAATAAGTCTCTAACGTCATCTCCTTTTTCGCCTTTTGTCCGGTTTCGTGTCTGGAACCTTTACGTTATAGGGATTTAATATCCGGTGGTTATTTGTTAATATATACGTTCATTGatcgaacaaaaatttttcagtttggactgttcttttcttattaatttttttttttttcctcgtttCCAATTTCTTGAAGAAGACAATTGTGTATTAAACGAACAAATTGTTGTTTCTCCACATTTCTCTGTGAAAAATCGTAACTCAAAACGTCATTCTTTTTGCGTCCGTTAACTTTGAACGGCTTAGGATCTTTtccaaaagaaatttaatcTGTGCGACAGCCTGATTCTAAAATTTTCAACACTAGTAATCCTTTTTTATACTAGAACGTTTGGTTTCTTATGCTATGCTCTCAACTACATCCCATTTTACTCCAATTCCTATGACCTACGCTTCTTAAATTGCAGACAAGATTAAATTTATTTCCGGCATCTTCCTGATTTACAACCGACCAAATTCATTTTGTGTTGTTATCGTAGTTGAGTGGTTTTTCCAAGCTTGCCAGAGAGAGTATTTTTGTAGCGATCGATTAAGGTTCTTTTCAGCTCCAAGTTCTGTTTTCCTTTACCTTTTTTACGCATACAGGAATTTCGCAAGAAATTGACTTTTTAGGTAGATCATTTAAATAGAAATTTTGATTCTCACGATAGAAACGATAAATTGCTTGTAGTAAtgttttaaagcaaaattttctATCATGTTAACAGGTACGCAAAATGACTAACGTGTAGTTGGTCTCGCCATCAAACAGTGGTCTATCAGTACTAGTTCTCGTTAAGTCTAAAGTATTCGCtctttctttaaatttcttctCTAATTTTGTCGACATTCTGAAACTTCCTTTCATAAAATTCACCTCAACATGCTCTGGAACTGTTCTTGGGCCATCAATATTTCTCAGTTTTTCGCTCAAGCCAAACTTTATATAGACATATCTCAGGTGGAAGCGCCCTAATTTGCAGCATCTCTCGAATTTTTCGGCATGCGTCGTTTGATTGTagagcaaaaaggaaaaaaaagaaagaacaaccTTCATGGCTTTATAAGCAATCtataaaatgctttttttcaCCTACCCATGGCTATGACCGCCTCTAGCTTGAATAGTTTCTGCTCTTGGTTAGTGAATCGCCCTCAATACATCACCGCAACTTGACCTTGAGTTTCCGAGTTACGGCTCATGGTACCAAATCGGCTTCAATTGACTGATACGCGCGGCTCGTGTTTcttcaaacaaaatatttgaaatttcgATAAACCAAGTGCCTGGTCCTACAATCAACGAGCAGCTCTTAAGATAAACCTTCATTTTAAGATatcttttgtttcagttcCCGCTCTCTGTGTAAGCAAGTGAAAATTGCTTTCCTCTCGTGTAACGCCCTTTTCGTGGTGTCTGATTTAATTTCGCTGAGAATTTCAACGCGTGATATTGATCCAACTACGATAGAGTTAGCAGACGGGAAGCAGAACATTGACCCTAATATCAAGCTTAGAGAGTATTGAATTCTGGAAGCGAGAAGCGCAGCCGAGAGGTTGAAAAGCTGGGCATGAAATTCCGAAGGTTGCCTATAATTCTTGAGGTCGCTGAAGTTGGTTTTTGCATTCTATTTTATTGAATCTTCTGATGCTCTTCGTGTGCACAGCTACTTGCCAGCTCCCTGCTAGTTGAGGTTGTCAAACTGTTGTCGATGGTTGTGGTATCATTTCAAGAATAACTGACTCTCGATTATTAAGCTAACGATGAGACAGTAAAGTAGATTGTAACTATGTGTGTGTTTGTAGAAGACGTTTGGAGCTCcaaaatcattgttttgcGCAAGGGCATGCGTTGTCagaagacaacaaaaaaaaaactccttggcagaaatcgaaaaaataaaagcagcaGAAATATAGCACTGAGCATTCGTGTGTAATCGAGAGCAagtttaatttatgcaaatcacAGCACTCTATCTGCATAAGCCAATAAACAACGACAGTcttaaatgaggaaaaaccAACCAAACAAgtttgaactttaaaaacaaGATTCTTGGCAGCTCAAAGTAAACAACATAAGAAGCTTAACTGGAGAAGAATTCATCAGGATCGCTAGATGGTTAGGCGAGACAGgaaacttgaaagaaaaaaaaaaacacccaaaTTTAATGCTCACTCGACCACAGAAATCCCTTAAAGAAATATGCTAAACTAAAACgaagcaaatgaaaacttaacaataacaaattaaagaaGGCAACTGACTTTGCAAGCAAATACTAAGTTGGATTTTTGGCCGGAAATTAGCGGTAAACTTATCTTGATATTTACCTTTCCCTCCACTAATCACCATGAGCTAATCATTTTAGTGAAGTACTGCGCATGCCTTAAACACAGTTCAGTACGTAGCCAGATTAAAGGCATCGGGAAGTGGCGTCAGTTATTATGTATATTAATTTGCAATACTAATGAATTGGAAATATGACTCTGTATTGCATTTAGATATTCTTTGGTGTATCTGCTGATTCTAATCCGTCAATAGCCTTGGAATAAACTATTTTCAGTAAAGATATCCAATTCCTGCAGGGTCCAGTCGAGTGGGATCACTTCAATCCCGCGATCGATTTATTTGAAGACAAACAAATCACGAAACGGAGTTGGGAACCGAAATGAAAGATGGATGAATGTCGCAGCCTCGATGGTAAGTAACTGAAAACTTTTTAACAGAGAAAAAATCAGTGTTGCATCAAGTCATTAGTTTTGTCACAGCTGGTGAGCTGAGCTTTCGCTGAACGTTTTAATGCCATCGAAGCTCAAAAATGTGTCTTCGTGATTTGAACAATACATAAATTTTGAGTGAAAATATGTTTATCCTATTAAGTTTGGGACTTAATTTTATTCGAAAAAGGGAGTTTGAAATTACAGTAAGATTCATCCTACTTAGCAGAATAAGCTAAACTTGTTGAAGCATGTTATGTTTGTCAAGCTGCTTTAGTAGAGGTATTTAGAAGATCAACTTAATGAACATGTTAGGTCTTCAGCTGCAATAGTACTAGATACTTATAGCCACCTGTGTTCtttcttcaaaagaaaatgttgcaCTGTTTCGGTTAGACTGTTTATCTCACGTTTCCGGGCACCGTAGATTTTGTTGCCTGTATTTTTCTGTTCAAAAGTTGAGGGCTGTTTTGTCACACTAAAACGTTTTCTAACTTGAAAAGTGCGGGTAATGTAAAGTCCCAGGTCTCAGGAATAAGACCGAAGTGCTGATCAGTTTGTTTTATCAGTTTCTTTGCAGATGAAAGATTAGGGTTTATATTCAATAGTTCATCCCAAGGCTAACTTAACGACGTCAGGTGACTGCATTGTGTATAGTCCGCAAAGTACGGATATAAGGTGTTGTGCCCGTCCGACCTTTACTTTCTGTTTCCTATTCCACTTGAAGGACGCCGTGTGACCCACTTCAGAACCTCCATGCAGGTCGGGCACCTGGTTGGACCTTCTCCAAATATTTGAATTCGTTGCCGGGGCGAAAGATTCTAACACCATATAACAAAGCTGTCTCTGTAAAGTCCTTCTACGAGGGACAGACTGAGAGCAATTTGGAGGCGACCAAACATATCACCATATAACTAAGCTGTAAAGCCGTTCTACGACTGAGGACAAACTGAGAACAATTTGGAGGCGACCAAATTTCCAATGAGAGGTGTAATTGAGCTTAAAACGAAAACTTATCCAAATTTCTGTAATTGGTTCGCCGAGCAGACCCCTCTTGAACTTTACTTCTCAAATTTCCCATTGTTTGGTCCATGATCTTAAACATTTATCTAAAAAGGTGATTTTTGAAGGCCGGTATTTCTTTCAAGAATGGTGGAAGCCGAAAAGAGACAGCTTTGATGGTGGAAGGGGCGTTCCTCA is a window of Acropora palmata chromosome 4, jaAcrPala1.3, whole genome shotgun sequence DNA encoding:
- the LOC141878705 gene encoding LIM domain only protein 3-like, with protein sequence MGDVQKADKKEEEKKPRDQKICAQCSKGIEGKFLLKALDRYWHEECLKCSYCSTQLADLSFKFYLKGDLILCKRDYIRLFGPTGVCSQCMKIIPPLEMVMRAREHIYHLDCFACQVCHYRFCVGDKFFLHFNIVLCEADYYEVTSFFNQLPCYA